From the Malus domestica chromosome 17, GDT2T_hap1 genome, one window contains:
- the LOC103425941 gene encoding L-ascorbate oxidase homolog produces MGVYKSACCVVLVALLTVTCTNGEDPYRFYNWNVTYGDIYPLGVKQQGILINGQFPGPQIDSVTNDNLIINVFNSLDEPFLISWNGVQQRRNSWQDGVFGTNCPIPPGQNFTYALQVKDQIGSYFYFPSLGFHKAAGGFGGIKIDSRPRIPVPFPPPAGDFTILAGDWFSKNHTDLKAILDGGNNLPFPDGLLINGRGSNGFTFTVDQGKTYRLRISNVGLTTSINFRIQGHTMMLVEVEGTHSLQNTYSSLDIHLGQSYSVLVTADQPPQDYYIVVSSRFTSQVLSSTSILHYSNSAGSVSGPPPGGPTTQVDWSLEQARSLRRNLTASGPRPNPQGSYHYGLINTTRTIRLMSSAPIIDGKQRYAVNSVSYIQPDTPLKLADYFKISGVFSLGSIQDNPTGGGAYLQTSVMNADFRGFAELVFENPEDTVQSWHIDGHNFFVVGMDGGQWTPASRLRYNLRDTISRSTVQVYPSSWTALYMPLDNVGMWNIRSENWARQYLGQQFYFRVYSPANSWRDEYPIPKNALLCGRALGRRTRPL; encoded by the exons atgggagtgTACAAAAGTGCTTGTTGTGTGGTATTGGTTGCCCTGCTTACGGTGACCTGCACAAATGGGGAAGATCCGTACAGGTTCTACAACTGGAATGTCACCTATGGTGATATTTACCCCCTTGGAGTTAAACAGCAG GGGATATTGATAAATGGGCAATTTCCCGGGCCGCAGATCGATTCGGTCACCAATGATAACCTCATCATCAACGTTTTCAATAGCTTGGATGAACCTTTTCTCATCTCTTG GAATGGAGTACAGCAGAGAAGGAATTCCTGGCAGGATGGGGTGTTTGGCACGAATTGCCCCATCCCACCGGGACAGAACTTCACATATGCTCTTCAAGTCAAGGATCAGATTGGCAGTTACTTCTACTTCCCTTCCCTTGGCTTCCACAAGGCTGCAGGAGGTTTCGGTGGTATCAAAATTGACAGCCGCCCGCGTATTCCCGTACCTTTCCCTCCTCCTGCTGGAGACTTCACTATACTCGCCGGAGACTGGTTCAGTAAAAATCACACT GATTTGAAAGCAATCTTAGATGGTGGGAATAATCTTCCCTTCCCCGACGGACTCCTCATCAATGGCCGTGGATCCAATGGGTTTACATTTACAGTTGATCAAG GCAAGACATACAGGTTGCGGATATCGAATGTGGGGCTTACAACTTCCATCAATTTCAGAATACAGGGGCACACGATGATGTTGGTTGAGGTGGAAGGCACCCATTCTCTTCAAAATACTTACAGTTCTCTTGACATTCATTTGGGTCAGTCCTATTCTGTATTGGTTACAGCTGATCAACCGCCGCAAGATTACTACATTGTTGTCTCTTCGCGTTTCACGTCACAAGTGCTCAGTTCAACCTCCATTCTCCACTACAGTAACTCTGCAGGAAGTGTTTCTGGTCCTCCCCCCGGTGGCCCAACAACTCAGGTTGACTGGTCTCTTGAACAAGCGCGATCTCTCAG GCGGAATTTGACAGCGAGTGGTCCAAGACCGAACCCACAAGGCTCGTATCATTACGGATTGATCAACACCACCCGCACGATTAGGCTCATGAGCTCTGCTCCAATTATTGATGGCAAACAGAGATATGCTGTGAACAGTGTATCGTACATTCAACCAGACACGCCACTTAAACTTGCTGACTACTTCAAGATCTCAGGGGTTTTTTCCCTTGGAAGCATCCAAGACAACCCCACTGGAGGCGGCGCTTATCTTCAGACTTCTGTCATGAATGCTGATTTCCGAGGCTTTGCTGAACTCGTGTTCGAGAATCCAGAGGATACTGTGCAGTCATGGCACATTGATGGCCATAATTTCTTTGTTGTAGG GATGGACGGTGGACAGTGGACACCTGCAAGCAGATTGAGATACAATTTGAGAGACACTATATCTCGCTCCACCGTTCAG GTGTATCCCAGCTCATGGACTGCACTCTACATGCCGTTGGACAATGTGGGAATGTGGAACATAAGGTCTGAGAACTGGGCTCGGCAGTACTTAGGCCAGCAATTCTATTTCCGCGTCTACTCGCCTGCGAATTCATGGAGAGATGAATATCCGATCCCAAAGAATGCTCTTCTATGTGGTCGCGCATTGGGGCGTAGAACTCGGCCTCTTTAA
- the LOC103425976 gene encoding glycine-rich cell wall structural protein 1-like translates to MVVCRKWLSLSLVVLYIVLQLSAITTLGDGKVDKTRFRGDDDDCQWGRRCGGRFDRGNRGRGPRGGGFGGGAGGGGGFGGGGGHGGGAGAGGGIGGGVGGGAGGGGGGGHGGGSGHGGGFGAGGGVGGGVGGGGGLGGGGGGGSGGGVGVGGGSGHGGGFGAGGGAGGGAGGGVGGGGGAGGGGGGGVGGGSGHGGGFGAGGGVGGGAGGGVGGGGGGGGGGGGGGGGGGGGLGGGSGHGGGFGAGGGVGGGAGGGLGGGGGAGGGRGGGHGGGIGIGIGIGIGVGAGAGSGQGSGSGSGGGGRN, encoded by the coding sequence ATGGTTGTCTGTCGAAAATGGCTTTCTTTGAGTCTTGTTGTTCTGTACATTGTCCTCCAATTGAGTGCAATCACCACTCTAGGTGATGGGAAAGTTGACAAAACTAGATTTCgcggtgatgatgatgattgtcAATGGGGTCGGAGATGTGGTGGTCGGTTTGATCGAGGAAATCGTGGTAGGGGACCAAGGGGCGGTGGCTTTGGAGGCGGagctggaggaggaggaggctttggtggtggtggaggtcaTGGTGGAGGAGCAGGGGCTGGTGGTGGTATAGGTGGTGGAGTTGGAGGTGGTGCTGGAGGTGGTGGAGGAGGTGGTCATGGAGGTGGGTCGGGTCATGGTGGGGGTTTTGGAGCTGGTGGCGGTGTAGGTGGAGGTGTTGGAGGAGGTGGTGGTCTTGGAGGAGGCGGTGGAGGCGGTTCAGGAGGAGGTGTTGGTGTTGGTGGAGGTTCAGGCCATGGGGGCGGTTTTGGTGCTGGTGGTGGTGCAGGAGGTGGAGCTGGAGGCGGTGTTGGCGGTGGAGGAGGTGCAGGAGGAGGTGGTGGCGGCGGTGTGGGTGGAGGATCAGGCCATGGAGGCGGTTTTGGTGCAGGAGGTGGTGTCGGAGGTGGAGCTGGTGGAGGTGTTGGCggtggaggaggtggaggaggaggaggaggaggaggaggaggtggtggtggtggcggtctTGGTGGAGGTTCAGGCCATGGAGGTGGTTTTGGTGCAGGCGGGGGTGTAGGCGGCGGAGCTGGTGGTGGCCTAGGAGGTGGAGGAGGTGCTGGTGGTGGTCGTGGTGGTGGCCATGGTGgaggaattggaattggaattgggattGGCATTGGTGTGGGAGCTGGTGCCGGTAGCGGCCAAGGATCTGGAAGTGGGTCCGGTGGAGGTGGTCGAAATTAA
- the LOC103404830 gene encoding DNA repair protein RAD16, translating to MELRSRKRTAGPSSDGNEQHEEKEDAYSPSDEDTYVPPSSPSASDFESEEGEEYQNNVEVVFDLNDKPNGKMKEPAIKKSKVVVENKAEAGGPSSMVPAPRFTSGEIDDLRLHDKKKKKNRKSGGQKRRWQWNTWEEEHDKWLDDNVTEDFDLDTQKNVICDAAEAPSDLIMPLLRYQKEWLSWAVKQEESETRGGILADEMGMGKTIQAITLVLAKRELNSTCYDTGSSTSFPRIKTTLVVCPVVAVSQWVSEIERFTSKGSTKVLVYHGANREKSSQIFSEYDFVITTYSIVEADYRKNVMPPKQKCQYCGKLYYEKKMSTHLKYFCGPNAFRTEKQSKQQRRKHPQPVSQKTFESKGKNGASRKRSALNEEDDMDSEDIGQRLSLDKSVLHSVKWNRIILDEAHYIKSRRCNTAKAVLALESSYKWALSGTPLQNRVGELYSLIRFLQLVPYSYYLCKDCDCRTLDHSSAAQCSNCPHNSVRHFCWWNKYVATPIQIYGNHIQGKRAMYLLKHKILKNIVLRRTKKGRAADLALPPRIVSLRRDTLDIKEQGFYESIYNDTQSQFNAFVEEGTVMNNYAHIFDLLTRLRQAVNHPYLVVYSASAALRNGSNINVNEKICGICHEAAEDPVVTACEHVFCKACLLDFAASLGQVSCPTCSKPVTVDFTTTPGPANQTKTTIKGFRSSSILNRIKLENFQTSTKIEALREEIRSMVEKDGSAKGIVFSQFTSFLDIINYSLQKSGVNCVQLVGSMTMSARDNAIKRFTEDPDCRIFLMSLKAGGVALNLTVASHVFLMDPWWNPAVERQAQDRIHRIGQYKPIRIMRFVIENTIEDRILKLQEKKELVFEGTIGGASDALAKLTEADLRFLFVT from the exons ATGGAGCTTCGTTCTCGCAAGCGCACCGCCGGCCCTTCGTCCGACG GAAATGAGCAACACGAGGAAAAGGAAGATGCTTATTCACCGTCTGATGAGGATACTTATGTACCACCGTCTTCGCCTTCCGCTTCTGATTTTGAGAGTGAAGAag GTGAAGAGTACCAAAACAATGTGGAAGTTGTTTTTGACTTGAATGATAAACCTAATGGTAAAATGAAGGAGCCTGCGATAAAAAAGTCGAAGGTGGTGGTGGAGAACAAGGCAGAAGCAGGAGGACCAAGCTCGATGGTGCCAGCCCCCAGGTTCACATCAGGTGAAATTGACGATCTTAGGTTGCacgacaaaaaaaagaaaaagaatcgtAAATCTGGGGGGCAAAAGCGGCGTTGGCAGTGGAATACGTGGGAAGAGGAGCATGATAAATGGCTTGATGACAACGTAACTGAAGATTTTGATCTGGATACTCAGAAGAATGTGATATGCGATGCTGCTGAGGCACCATCTGATCTGATTATGCCTTTGCTAAGGTACCAGAAGGAATGGTTGTCATGGGCCGTGAAACAGGAAGAGTCTGAAACTAGAGGAGGAATCCTAGCAGATGAGATGGGAATGGGGAAGACTATTCAAGCCATTACTCTTGTCCTTGCTAAACGGGAACTTAATTCGACATGTTATGACACTGGTTCTTCCACAAGCTTTCCTAGAATCAAAACCACCCTTGTAGTTTGCCCTGTAGTTGCTGTGAGTCAATGGGTTAGTGAAATAGAGCGGTTTACTTCAAAGGGAAGTACAAAGGTTTTGGTTTATCATGGGGCTAATAGAGAGAAGAGTTCCCAAATTTTCTCAGAGTATGATTTTGTCATTACTACATACTCTATTGTCGAGGCTGACTACAGGAAGAATGTGATGCCTCCCAAACAAAAGTGTCAATATTGTGGAAAGTTGTATTACGAGAAGAAAATGTCAACTcacttaaaatatttttgtgggCCTAACGCTTTTAGAACTGAGAAGCAGTCTAAGCAACAAAGGAGAAAGCATCCACAACCAGTGTCGCAGAAGACATTTGAGTCTAAAGGAAAGAATGGAGCTTCCAGGAAGAGATCAGCACTGAACGAGGAAGATGATATGGATTCAGAAGATATTGGACAGCGCTTGAGCCTAGATAAGTCAGTTTTGCATTCTGTGAAGTGGAACCGTATCATTTTGGATGAG GCCCATTATATAAAATCAAGGCGTTGTAATACTGCGAAAGCAGTTCTTGCTTTAGAGTCTTCATACAAATGGGCTCTAAGTGGCACACCTCTTCAGAACCGTGTTGGAGAACTTTATTCTTTG ATCCGCTTCTTGCAGTTAGTCCCCTACTCATATTACTTATGCAAGGATTGTGATTGCAGGACTCTTGATCATAG CTCCGCAGCACAATGTTCGAATTGCCCTCATAATTCAGTTAGACATTTTTGTTGGTGGAATAAA TATGTGGCGACACCGATACAGATATATGGAAATCATATCCAAGGCAAAAGGGCCATGTATTTGCTAAAACACAAAATTCTAAAGAACATAGTCCTGCGACGAACTAAAAAGGGCAGGGCTGCTGATCTTGCACTACCTCCTAGAATT GTTTCATTGAGGCGGGACACCTTGGATATCAAAGAACAAGGTTTTTATGAGTCAATATATAATGATACTCAGTCACAATTTAACGC ATTTGTCGAAGAGGGAACTGTGATGAACAATTATGCTCACATATTTGACCTTCTCACTCGCTTGCGACAG GCTGTTAATCATCCTTACCTTGTGGTGTATTCTGCATCTGCTGCACTGAGAAATGGAAGCAACATTAATGTCAATGAGAAAATCTGTGGAATTTGTCATGAAGCAGCAGAAGATCCAGTG GTTACTGCTTGTGAGCATGTGTTTTGCAAGGCTTGCTTGCTTGATTTTGCTGCTTCTTTGGGACAAGTCTCATGCCCGACATGCTCTAAACCAGTTACTGTTGATTTCACTACAACACCAGGTCCTGCTAATCAGACCAAGACTACCATTAAGGGGTTTAGATCTTCAAGCATTTTGAACAGAATTAAGCTTGAAAATTTTCAGACTAGCACAAAAATTGAGGCTTTG AGGGAAGAAATCAGATCCATGGTTGAAAAGGATGGCTCTGCAAAAGGAATTGTTTTCAGCCAGTTCACATCGTTCTTGGATATCATTAACTACTCCTTGCAAAAG TCCGGTGTCAATTGTGTTCAGTTGGTCGGAAGCATGACTATGTCTGCAAGGGATAATGCCATAAAGAGATTTACCGAGGATCCAGATTGCAGGATTTTCTTAATGAGCTTGAAAGCTGGAGGTGTTGCTCTTAATCTGACAGTTGCATCGCAT GTTTTCTTGATGGACCCGTGGTGGAACCCAGCAGTTGAGAGGCAAGCACAAGATAGAATCCACCGGATAGGGCAGTACAAACCGATCAG AATTATGAGATTTGTGATTGAGAACACTATTGAGGACCGGATTCTAAAGCTACAGGAGAAAAAGGAATTAGTGTTCGAGGG GACCATCGGTGGTGCTTCAGACGCTCTTGCAAAATTAACAGAAGCCGACTTGAGATTCCTCTTTGTCACCTAA
- the LOC103404831 gene encoding dihydrolipoyllysine-residue succinyltransferase component of 2-oxoglutarate dehydrogenase complex 1, mitochondrial-like isoform X2 yields the protein MIWGTIRRKVASSEVLGQAWKVRHGVSVPSCYRAVPKEALFIGKGYECVQRASYHIVLGNHAPSLIREAASLCQTDSFIRLSNRSFSSDSGDVVEAVVPFMGESITDGTLATFLKKPGDRVAVDEPIAQIETDKVTIDVVSPEAGVIKEFVAKEGETVEPGVKIAIISKSGEGIEQLAPSEQADAKPEPTKTKESAEKQVPKAEPAPVKDAQPKTKAPSPPPPPPPKQAASELRLPPKDRERRVPMTRLRKRVAIRLKDSQNTFALLTTFNEIDMTNLMKLRSDYKDAFVEKHGVKLGFMSGFVKAAVSALEQLPIVNAVIDGDDIIYRDYIDISIAVGTPKGLVVPVVRNAGGMNFAQIEKEINTLAKKAADGSISIDEMAGGTFTISNGGVYGSLLSTPIINPPQSAILGMHSIVNRPMVVGGNVVPRPMMYIALTYDHRLIDGREAVFFLRRIKDVVEDPRRLLLDV from the exons ATGATTTGGGGGACTATTCGCCGTAAAGTAGCTTCG TCTGAGGTGCTGGGACAAGCGTGGAAGGTTAGGCATGGAGTGTCCGTCCCAAGCTGTTACCGAGCTGTACCAAAAGAG GCTTTGTTTATTGGGAAAGGATATGAATGCGTTCAGAGAGCAAGCTACCACATTGTTTTAG GCAATCATGCTCCATCGCTAATCAG GGAAGCCGCTTCCCTATGTCAAACAGATTCTTTTATCCGATTGAGCAATAGATCATTTTCTTCAGACAGTG GAGACGTGGTAGAAGCTGTTGTTCCTTTCATGGGTGAATCTATTACTGATGGCACTTTGGCAACATTCTTAAAGA AACCCGGTGACAGAGTTGCAGTTGACGAGCCTATTGCCCAAATTGAAACGGATAAG GTGACAATTGATGTAGTTAGTCCTGAAGCTGGTGTCATTAAAGAG TTTGTGGCCAAGGAAGGCGAGACTGTGGAACCAGGTGTAAAGATTGCAATCATTTCCAAATCTGGTGAAGGTATAGAACAACTTGCGCCATCAGAGCAGGCTGATGCTAAGCCAGAACCTACTAAAACGAAGGAAAGTGCAGAAAAGCAAGTCCCCAAAGCAGAACCTGCCCCTGTCAAGGATGCACAACCCAAAACTAAGGCACCTtctccaccaccaccgccaccacctAAACAGGCAGCTTCAGAACTCCGGCTTCCTCCCAAGGATAGGGAAAGACGA GTTCCTATGACAAGACTAAGGAAGCGGGTGGCAATACGCTTGAAAGATTCTCAGAATACATTTGCTCTCTTAACCACATTTAATGAGATTGATAT GACTAACTTGATGAAGCTCCGTTCAGACTATAAGGACGCCTTTGTTGAAAAGCATGGTGTGAAATTGGGATTTATGTCCGGCTTTGTGAAA GCTGCTGTTAGCGCACTTGAGCAGTTGCCAATTGTCAATGCTGTCATTGATGGTGACGATATCATATACAGAGATTACATTGATATCAGCATAGCTGTCGGGACACCAAAG GGCCTTGTCGTTCCAGTTGTCCGCAATGCTGGTGGTATGAACTTTGCTCAGATAGAGAAGGAAATCAATACCCTGGCTAAGAAAGCAGCTGATGGTTCTATATCAATTGATGAAATGGCTGGAGGCACGTTCACAATATCAAATGGAGGCGTATATGGAAGCCTTCTAAGCACACCAATCATCAATCCTCCACAG TCGGCAATTTTGGGTATGCACTCAATAGTGAACCGTCCCATGGTCGTTGGGGGGAACGTTGTACCAAGGCCAATGATGTACATTGCATTGACATACGATCATCGCCTCATTGATGGAAGAGAGGCTGTTTTCTTCTTGCGCCGCATTAAAGATGTCGTGGAAGACCCTCGCAGGCTTCTCCTTGATGTGTAA
- the LOC103404831 gene encoding dihydrolipoyllysine-residue succinyltransferase component of 2-oxoglutarate dehydrogenase complex 1, mitochondrial-like isoform X1 has protein sequence MIWGTIRRKVASSEVLGQAWKVRHGVSVPSCYRAVPKEQALFIGKGYECVQRASYHIVLGNHAPSLIREAASLCQTDSFIRLSNRSFSSDSGDVVEAVVPFMGESITDGTLATFLKKPGDRVAVDEPIAQIETDKVTIDVVSPEAGVIKEFVAKEGETVEPGVKIAIISKSGEGIEQLAPSEQADAKPEPTKTKESAEKQVPKAEPAPVKDAQPKTKAPSPPPPPPPKQAASELRLPPKDRERRVPMTRLRKRVAIRLKDSQNTFALLTTFNEIDMTNLMKLRSDYKDAFVEKHGVKLGFMSGFVKAAVSALEQLPIVNAVIDGDDIIYRDYIDISIAVGTPKGLVVPVVRNAGGMNFAQIEKEINTLAKKAADGSISIDEMAGGTFTISNGGVYGSLLSTPIINPPQSAILGMHSIVNRPMVVGGNVVPRPMMYIALTYDHRLIDGREAVFFLRRIKDVVEDPRRLLLDV, from the exons ATGATTTGGGGGACTATTCGCCGTAAAGTAGCTTCG TCTGAGGTGCTGGGACAAGCGTGGAAGGTTAGGCATGGAGTGTCCGTCCCAAGCTGTTACCGAGCTGTACCAAAAGAG CAGGCTTTGTTTATTGGGAAAGGATATGAATGCGTTCAGAGAGCAAGCTACCACATTGTTTTAG GCAATCATGCTCCATCGCTAATCAG GGAAGCCGCTTCCCTATGTCAAACAGATTCTTTTATCCGATTGAGCAATAGATCATTTTCTTCAGACAGTG GAGACGTGGTAGAAGCTGTTGTTCCTTTCATGGGTGAATCTATTACTGATGGCACTTTGGCAACATTCTTAAAGA AACCCGGTGACAGAGTTGCAGTTGACGAGCCTATTGCCCAAATTGAAACGGATAAG GTGACAATTGATGTAGTTAGTCCTGAAGCTGGTGTCATTAAAGAG TTTGTGGCCAAGGAAGGCGAGACTGTGGAACCAGGTGTAAAGATTGCAATCATTTCCAAATCTGGTGAAGGTATAGAACAACTTGCGCCATCAGAGCAGGCTGATGCTAAGCCAGAACCTACTAAAACGAAGGAAAGTGCAGAAAAGCAAGTCCCCAAAGCAGAACCTGCCCCTGTCAAGGATGCACAACCCAAAACTAAGGCACCTtctccaccaccaccgccaccacctAAACAGGCAGCTTCAGAACTCCGGCTTCCTCCCAAGGATAGGGAAAGACGA GTTCCTATGACAAGACTAAGGAAGCGGGTGGCAATACGCTTGAAAGATTCTCAGAATACATTTGCTCTCTTAACCACATTTAATGAGATTGATAT GACTAACTTGATGAAGCTCCGTTCAGACTATAAGGACGCCTTTGTTGAAAAGCATGGTGTGAAATTGGGATTTATGTCCGGCTTTGTGAAA GCTGCTGTTAGCGCACTTGAGCAGTTGCCAATTGTCAATGCTGTCATTGATGGTGACGATATCATATACAGAGATTACATTGATATCAGCATAGCTGTCGGGACACCAAAG GGCCTTGTCGTTCCAGTTGTCCGCAATGCTGGTGGTATGAACTTTGCTCAGATAGAGAAGGAAATCAATACCCTGGCTAAGAAAGCAGCTGATGGTTCTATATCAATTGATGAAATGGCTGGAGGCACGTTCACAATATCAAATGGAGGCGTATATGGAAGCCTTCTAAGCACACCAATCATCAATCCTCCACAG TCGGCAATTTTGGGTATGCACTCAATAGTGAACCGTCCCATGGTCGTTGGGGGGAACGTTGTACCAAGGCCAATGATGTACATTGCATTGACATACGATCATCGCCTCATTGATGGAAGAGAGGCTGTTTTCTTCTTGCGCCGCATTAAAGATGTCGTGGAAGACCCTCGCAGGCTTCTCCTTGATGTGTAA